The nucleotide sequence CGAGGCCGGCCGGGCACCGGAGCTGGCGGTGCAGGAGACCCGCCACTGGCAGCTCGAATCGGGAATCGCCCGGCACCGCGTCGTGCTGGTGGCCGCGGTACAGCTCGAGAAGCCCGGCCTGCAGGCCAGGCTCGATGAACTGCAGCAGTCCTCGGGCGTGGTCGGGGTGCGGCAGATGCTGGATTGGCACGGCGGCGTGAAGCGCGCCAGCCCGCTGCTTCTGGACGATCGATGGAGGAGCGGTCTTGCCACTCTGTCCGGTCGAGGTCTGTCGTTCGACCTGCAGGTGCTGCCCTGCCAGCTCCCGGCCGCTGCCGCACTGGCCAGGCACTTCCCGGCGTTGACGTTCATCTTGAACCACGGAGGGCTGCACATTCCCTGGCAACAGGCTGATCTGCGCCGTTGGTCGGTGGATCTGCATGCGCTGGGCAAGTTGCCGAACGTCGCCGTGAAGACTTCCGGATTCGACACGGTCGACCCGACCTGGGACGACCGCAGGATGAGCGACTACCTCCGCACGCTGCTCGACTGCTTCGGCCCCGACCGGACATTGTTCGCGAGCAACTTCCCCATCGACAGAGCCACCATCAGCTATCGCGCGCTGGTGGCCCACCACCTGGACGTCCTCGCCGGTTGCTGGCCGCAGGAACGCTCGAACGTATTCCGCGGCAACGCGTCCCGCATCTACCATATCGAAGGAGTGACAGGTGTCTGATCTGCGAATCACCGACGTCAGGGTCCGTTCGCTGGCGCCCCGGCCGTCCACCGAGGTCCGGGCAC is from Nakamurella sp. PAMC28650 and encodes:
- a CDS encoding amidohydrolase translates to MTVPALAVVDAHHHCYATDLPGAALMDPYGLADLAADAGTADVDLVGSVHVEAGRAPELAVQETRHWQLESGIARHRVVLVAAVQLEKPGLQARLDELQQSSGVVGVRQMLDWHGGVKRASPLLLDDRWRSGLATLSGRGLSFDLQVLPCQLPAAAALARHFPALTFILNHGGLHIPWQQADLRRWSVDLHALGKLPNVAVKTSGFDTVDPTWDDRRMSDYLRTLLDCFGPDRTLFASNFPIDRATISYRALVAHHLDVLAGCWPQERSNVFRGNASRIYHIEGVTGV